In Aspergillus fumigatus Af293 chromosome 4, whole genome shotgun sequence, one genomic interval encodes:
- a CDS encoding putative monosaccharide-P-dolichol utilization protein, translating to MDTLQRVVIDPLQPVLRPISSALPQPVHDVIISLIGSPCHSALLLDLDVTKDAACTSLAISKALGIAIVGASAIVKVPQILKLIRSRSSAGVSFVSYALETASLLITLSYGVRNQFPFSTYGESALIAVQDVIVGVLVLTFADRPTAAAAFIAVVAASVYALLFDQTLVDAQTMSYLQAGAGALGVASKAPQIYTIWSEGGTGQLSAFAVFNYLVGSLSRIFTTLQEVDDKLILYGFIAGFVLNVILAAQMVYYWKSPAQPKKRPARASRPLEKIPAAESTGVSTKPSAKSPTTRRRG from the exons ATGGATACGCTTCAAAGGGTCGTTATTGACCCTCTTCAACCCGTTCTCCGTCCTATCTCGTCCGCTCTCCCACAACCTGTCCAcgatgtcatcatctcccTGATCGGATCGCCATGCCACAgcgccctcctcctcgatctggATGTCACCAAGGATGCTGCCTGCACGTCTCTTGCTATCTCCAAGGCTCTGGGTATTGCTATTGTGGGTGCAAGTGCCATCGTGAAGGTTCCGCAAATCCTCAAGCTTATCCGCTCGCGATCCTCCGCTGGCGTATCTTTTGTCTCCTACGCCCTCGAAACCGCTAGCCTGTTGATCACTCTTTCCTACGGTGTGCGCAACCAGTTCCCGTTCAGCACATACGGAGAGTCTGCGTTGATTGCTGTGCAGGATGTGATCGTTGGGGTTCTGGTGTTGACCTTTGCGGATCGCCCTACAGCTGCTGCGGCCTTCATTGCAGTGGTTGCCGCCAGTGTGTATGCGCTGCTCTTTGATCAGACCTTGGTGGATGCGCAGACCATGTCGTATCTACaggctggtgctggtgcgCTTGGTGTGGCCAGCAAGGCTCCTCAAATCTACACGATCTGGAGTGAGGGAGGAACCGGACAGCTGAGTGCCTTTGCG GTGTTCAACTACCTCGTCGGTTCCCTTTCTCGAATCTTTACCACGTTGCAAGAAGTCGACGACAAGCTCATTCTTTATGGGTTCATTGCTGGGTTTGTCCTGAACGTTATCCTGGCGGCACAGATGGTCTACTACTGGAAGAGCCCCGCGCAGCCCAAAAAGCGACCTGCTCGAGCCTCTAGGCCACTGGAAAAGATTCCTGCTGCTGAAAGCACAGGAGTATCGACCAAGCCCTCGGCCAAGTCGCCCACCACACGCAGACGGGGTTAG
- the med8 gene encoding RNA polymerase II mediator complex subunit MED8, with protein sequence MASLNQDQIKILEQSRQRLVQLTRSLASLIGSLNQSDPLPSWSSLQSQAGIISNNLVSISEHLADNKDLLSALVAYPGPSYPGRTQAPTLEQLLRTKLDPRVEDWVSRGRRAGASALEDRGALSESALAELWDWAPVEANQEARRRNWGGNFTLEEREMGIQNVVTGLRRQLEDEDEEASESEEEVEEEEMEVVGVRRRSGAGAGLEFDIAAPAPGSRQQQQQQKAAGPAVPLEDILRYMTTGIPPTQR encoded by the exons ATGGCATCCCTAAACCAAGACCAAATCAAAATCCTCGAACAATCCCGCCAACGGCTCGTCCAGCTCACCCGCTCCCTAGCCTCTCTAATCGGCAGCTTAAACCAAAGCGACCCGCTTCCATCATG GTCCTCGCTCCAATCCCAAGCAGGCATCATCTCAAATAACCTCGTCAGCATCTCCGAGCATCTCGCCGATAACAAAGACCTCCTCTCCGCGCTCGTCGCCTACCCGGGCCCCTCGTACCCCGGCCGCACGCAGGCCCCGACACTGGAGCAACTCCTGCGCACGAAACTTGATCCAAGGGTTGAGGACTGGGTATCGCGCGGTCGGCGGGCGGGGGCGTCCGCGCTTGAGGACCGGGGTGCGTTGAGTGAGAGTGCGCTGGCGGAGCTGTGGGATTGGGCGCCTGTCGAGGCGAACCAggaggcgaggaggaggaactggGGTGGGAACTTTAcgttggaagagagggagatGGGGATTCAGAATGTCGTTACTGGGTTGAGGAGgcagttggaggatgaggatgaggaggcgaGTGAAagtgaggaggaggtggaggaggaggagatggaggttgTTGGGGTACGACGTAGGTCTGGTGCGGGCGCTGGATTGGAATTTGATATTGCGGCGCCTGCGCCGGGGTcacggcagcagcagcagcagcagaaagCAGCTGGGCCTGCGGTTCCTTTGGAGGATATTCTACGGTATATGACTACGGGAATACCGCCGACGCAGCGCTGA
- a CDS encoding SIMPL domain-containing protein: MDEMVAGCLCLYGFATVQQPADQAALVFGTNLSAASNGAVIRKEIACAQALTRAFPPRSIHVFEPTRTWSEWKNDPVAPDANPRSARARIYRSQTTYRMGFGDVDFMRHVAKKLDDHKGVEILELHWLLSRETIRSLEVEIAQSAMKDAGRRAEVLARRAGLNFAPLRMTDSEWRANGEILPASWKDAENDTGGRYLDMEPRMFQFNAIIKGNFIIW, encoded by the coding sequence ATGGATGAAATGGTAGCAGGGTGCCTCTGCCTGTATGGTTTCGCCACTGTGCAACAACCCGCTGACCAGGCCGCTCTTGTTTTCGGAACGAATCTCTCCGCCGCATCCAATGGCGCCGTCATCAGGAAGGAAATAGCTTGTGCTCAAGCTCTAACGCGGGCATTCCCACCACGGTCGATTCATGTTTTTGAGCCCACTCGCACCTGGTCGGAATGGAAAAATGATCCTGTTGCCCCAGATGCTAATCCGAGGTCGGCACGTGCGCGCATCTACCGGTCTCAGACGACGTACAGAATGGGCTTCGGAGATGTGGACTTCATGCGCCATGTGGCGAAGAAGCTTGATGACCATAAAGGCGTTGAAATCTTGGAACTTCACTGGCTGCTCAGCAGGGAGACTATCCGTTCTCTAGAGGTCGAGATTGCGCAATCGGCAATGAAGGATGCAGGTCGAAGAGCGGAAGTACTAGCCAGGAGGGCGGGACTCAACTTTGCTCCCTTGCGAATGACAGATTCCGAATGGCGAGCAAACGGGGAGATCTTGCCTGCATCCTGGAAGGACGCCGAGAACGATACGGGTGGTCGGTATCTCGACATGGAGCCGAGGATGTTTCAGTTTAATGCTATCATCAAAGGCAATTTCATTATCTGGTGA
- a CDS encoding class I mannose-6-phosphate isomerase, which yields MAESVVQIKCECKHDPWGKKGKHALAAQLWAKSPGSGDVKETETYSEMWMGTYPTVPSKILATGEMLADYIKNNPQLIGKAVLDRYGPEIPFLPKILSFAKALPLQIHPDKALAEKLHATDPKKFGDPNHKPEIAIALSNFELFAGFKPLKDIESLMKLKPLERFVPPHDTFDDELLRQICKALLSAPPVAVAETINELQSIPEPQFGPNSSYIPGMLERLRKQYSEYDNGNLVAALLMNYLCIGPGEAVNVPADSLHAYLNGDIMECMARSDNVLNTGFCPRPARDNLDLFSRALTFKPHSKEEVILPRKKSDKGLNGKTDEYAPAFSEFNVLATCLGPGETETHKAILGPSLMIVVKGNGHMNAPGDKRFDLKEGYTYFIGQGVALDFYTEKGIAVYRPYTE from the exons ATGGCAGAATCAGTGGTCCAGATTAAATGCGAATGCAAG CACGACCCCTGGGGCAAAAAGGGCAAACATGCACTGGCTGCCCAGCTTTGGGCCAAATCACCTGGCTCCGGCGATGTCAAGGAGACAGAGACATACTCTGAG ATGTGGATGGGTACATACCCGACAGTTCCGTCGAAAATCCTTGCCACAGGCGAGATGCTCGCCGACTACATCAAAAACAACCCGCAGTTGATTGGGAAGGCCGTTTTGGATCGATATGGTCCAGAAATCCCCTTTTTGCCCAAG ATCCTATCCTTCGCCAAAGCCCTCCCACTTCAAATCCACCCTGACAAGGCCTTGGCTGAGAAGCTCCACGCAACCGATCCGAAGAAATTCGGCGACCCCAACCACAAACCCGAAATAGCAATTGCACTATCCAACTTTGAGCTCTTCGCTGGCTTCAAACCCCTGAAAGACATCGAGTCTCTCATGAAACTGAAGCCGCTCGAACGGTTTGTCCCGCCTCACGACACATTCGATGACGAGCTTCTGCGGCAGATTTGCAAGGCGCTGCTAAGCGCGCCCCCAGTCGCCGTTGCTGAAACGATCAATGAGCTTCAGAGCATTCCCGAGCCTCAATTTGGTCCCAACAGCAGCTATATTCCGGGTATGCTGGAGAGACTTCGCAAACAGTATTCGGAGTACGACAATGGCAACCTGGTCGCTGCGTTGTTGATGAATTATCTCTGCATCGGACCAGGTGAGGCTGTCAATGTACCTGCAGATAGTCTGCATGCATATCTCAACGGCGACATCATGGAATGCATGGCCCGGTCCGATAACGTGCTGAACACAGGATTCTGTCCCAGGCCGGCGCGAGACAATTTGGATCTGTTCTCACGCGCGCTAACGTTCAAACCTCACTCAAAAGAGGAGGTGATTCTACCACGGAAAAAGAGCGACAAAGGCTTGAATGGGAAAACCGATGAGTATGCGCCCGCCTTTAGCGAATTCAACGTCCTCGCGACTTGTTTGGGGCCCGGGGAGACGGAGACGCACAAAGCCATCTTAGGTCCGAGTCTTATGATTGTCGTAAAAGGTAACGGCCATATGAACGCTCCAGGCGACAAGCGGTTCGACCTGAAGGAAGGATACACCTACTTCATCGGACAGGGAGTTGCCCTAGACTTCTACACAGAGAAGGGAATAGCGGTTTATCGACCTTATACGGAGTAA
- a CDS encoding putative Patatin family phospholipase, protein MSFFHDSPIVQPKCYGGVKSRSQLNVSSTPARQRRILLKSISVPSLPSVVRNSLSWAGDTLNAYRDGASREQRKALTDIEDRKQILYLGMRNAVSYEEWRSCACELDELEDNNTWKQTFECSEYSPHLVQERLKQLEEARISCDVSRMLFLIRTSLSRDLGNMSNAALYRHSHVGTKDLIDRYITTAVDTISMLVDLAGKKCDVLESRYMLDQLLAARQAFGRSALLFSGGATFGMNHIGVLKALWEAKLLPRIISGASAGSIVCAVFCTRTDDELPALLESYAYGDFAVFDEEGKEENILQKTARFLKYGSFLDISNLARVMRNWLGDITFQEAYNRTRRILNICVSSAGVYELPRLLNYITAPNVMIWSAVAVSCSVPLVFTPFVLMAKDPLTGEAVPWTDFHKQYIDGSVDGDLPMTRLSEMFNVNHFIVSQVNPHVVPFLPKDDGPSHGPMQTSSSPTWLHTVTHLAKDEILHRMAVLSDLGIFPTSLTKAASIMNQKYYGDINIYPEILYANFPRILKNPTTEFMLQACLSGERATWPKLGRIRNHCAIELALDSAIQQMRVRVAFSPSLVDLRYQGFNGHSIDSLDSSGGRGRMLNRRSSYDHGVERMERMRPNSGRRSTAQVRRSRSEYLAEQSHSLSVVRSAEAGQEIQDRSDDRPKDLTVDGTYCIDFDYDETDLSSPERPVLLRASSWGSSAGAQPGSRHSQQSTVRTRPLLTSAASVMGPSVGTSRWPSSAHSADNASPRMSLYSKTISPPHNLLQMTPAVHGISAGTSTRHSYN, encoded by the exons ATGTCGTTTTTTCATGACTCGCCTATTGTGCAGCCTAAATGTTACGGTGGTGTTAAATCCCGCAGTCAGCTCAATGTCTCATCGACCCCAGCACGGCAGCGCCGTATTCTATTGAAATCGATTTCTGTCCCCTCGTTACCGTCGGTGGTGCGGAACTCGCTATCATGGGCTGGGGATACCCTAAATGCGTATCGCGATGGAGCCTCAAGAGAGCAAAGGAAGGCGCTTACGGATATTGAGGATCGCAAGCAGATTTTGTACCTCGGAATGCGTAAT GCAGTTTCGTACGAGGAGTGGAGGAGTTGCGCCTGCGAACTGGACGAGTTAGAGGACAATAACACCTGGAAGCAGACATTCGAATGTTCAGAATACAGCCCTCACCTTGTGCAAGAGCGTCTCAAACAGCTGGAAGAGGCCCGCATCAGTTGTGACGTAAGCCGGATGCTTTTTCTGATTCGCACTTCGCTGAGTCGCGATCTGGGGAATATGAGCAATGCGGCGCTGTACAGACATTCTCATGTCGGTACGAAGGACTTGATCGACCGGTACATTACGACGGCGGTTGATACGATATCAATGTTGGTGGATCTGGCTGGAAAGAAGTGTGATGTGTTGGAGTCGAGGTATATGCTCGATCAGCTTCTCGCCGCGAGACAGGCGTTTGGTCGAAGTGCTCTACTATTCTCAGGAGGCGCCACGTTCGGAATGAACCATATTGGAGTACTAAAAGCCCTATGGGAAGCAAAACTGCTTCCCCGCATTATTTCTGGCGCCTCCGCGGGCAGTATCGTCTGTGCCGTTTTCTGCACACGTACAGACGATGAGTTGCCAGCGCTTCTGGAATCTTATGCTTACGGAGATTTCGCCGTCTTTGatgaggaagggaaggaggAGAATATATTGCAGAAAACAGCGCGGTTTCTGAAATATGGCTCCTTTTTGGACATTTCGAATCTTGCTAGAGTCATGCGGAACTGGCTTGGCGACATTACATTTCAGGAAGCATACAATaggacgaggaggatacTGAACATTTGTGTCTCCAGTGCCGGAGTGTACGAACTTCCAAGGTTGTTGAACTACATTACCGCACCCAACGTGATGATTTGGTCTGCTGT CGCTGTCTCCTGTTCAGTACCGCTGGTTTTCACGCCCTTTGTGCTGATGGCCAAAGATCCATTGACCGGAGAAGCGGTCCCTTGGACTGATTTCCACAAGCAGTACATTGACGGCTCAGTGGATGGAGATTTGCCCATGACCAGATTGTCTGAGATGTTCAATGTCAATCATTTCATTGTCTCACAGGTGAATCCTCATGTggttcctttccttcctaAGGACGATGGTCCCAGTCATGGGCCAATGCAGACCTCATCTTCACCTACCTGGCTTCACACCGTGACACATCTAGCCAAGGACGAAATATTACACCGGATGGCGGTCTTGTCAGATCTTGGTATCTTCCCCACATCGCTCACCAAAGCTGCTTCCATCATGAACCAGAAATATTACGGAGATATCAATATCTACCCCGAGATTCTCTACGCAAATTTCCCTCGAATCCTCAAGAACCCGACCACTGAATTCATGCTTCAGGCGTGTCTCAGCGGAGAACGCGCGACTTGGCCCAAACTCGGACGAATCCGGAATCACTGTGCTATAGAGCTCGCATTGGACTCGGCTATCCAGCAGATGCGCGTGCGAGTTGCCTTCAGTCCTAGCTTGGTTGACTTGAGGTACCAAGGGTTTAATGGGCATTCGATTGATTCGCTCGATAGCAGTGGAGGGCGCGGACGCATGCTCAACCGGAGGAGCTCGTACGATCATGGAGTGGAGCGTATGGAGCGAATGCGTCCGAATTCTGGCCGTCGATCCACAGCGCAAGTGAGGCGGTCTCGTAGCGAATATCTCGCCGAACAGTCACATAGCCTGAGTGTTGTTCGTTCAGCCGAAGCTGGACAAGAGATTCAAGATCGCAGTGACGACCGCCCGAAGGACCTGACCGTTGACGGAACATATTGTATTGATTTTGATTATGACGAAACCGATCTATCCTCTCCAGAGCGACCAGTACTTTTACGGGCCTCTTCATGGGGATCGTCAGCGGGTGCGCAGCCGGGATCGCGGCATAGTCAGCAGAGCACTGTCCGAACCCGGCCGCTCTTAACATCGGCCGCGTCCGTGATGGGTCCCTCCGTAGGCACATCACGTTGGCCATCATCTGCGCACTCTGCCGACAATGCCAGCCCCCGAATGTCGTTGTACTCAAAGACGATATCACCTCCACACAACTTATTGCAGATGACACCTGCAGTTCATGGGATCTCCGCTGGGACGTCAACCCGTCACTCTTACAACTGA
- a CDS encoding SMP-30/gluconolactonase/LRE family protein, translating to MLSSGEFILLSILVSLASASPTVAISSSQWPTDLKVKQLANFGPSPWIENLAVRHSGEVLATQMLDPRILQVDPDGKLPPIVIHSWAEGASAGKYDGVLGITETRHDEFYVAVAGQYDENMKLLPNSTNYIFRVDFDTLEVSSAGEVLSNATVVELTSLDGSQLVNGATTLNEDAILVSDSSNGWVYKVDVRTGAYDVIVDDPLMKKNSGAEGKAGVNGIKVFGGYLYWTNTDAGLLARIKINDDGKPCGVSEIVASNLTEADDFTLDENGTAYIALGPLENEVRVVRPGGSNRLAAVDGPTAARFGRQHGDHHRLYFSTHGGRSSVPSFKSL from the coding sequence ATGCTCAGTTCTGGCGAATTCATTTTGCTTTCCATCCTTGTCAGCCTTGCTTCCGCATCTCCCACTGTGGCTATATCGTCCTCCCAATGGCCAACGGATCTGAAAGTCAAACAGCTCGCCAATTTTGGACCTAGTCCCTGGATCGAAAATCTTGCCGTCCGACACTCAGGCGAGGTCTTGGCCACCCAAATGCTCGACCCGCGGATATTGCAAGTCGATCCCGATGGAAAATTGCCGCCTATAGTGATCCATAGCTGGGCCGAAGGTGCCAGTGCTGGCAAGTATGACGGTGTTTTGGGAATCACAGAGACCAGACACGACGAGTTCTATGTGGCCGTGGCTGGGCAGTACGACGAGAATATGAAGTTATTACCCAACTCGACCAATTACATATTCCGGGTCGATTTTGATACTTTGGAGGTGTCCTCGGCAGGAGAGGTGCTCTCAAATGCCACAGTGGTGGAACTCACCAGCCTTGATGGCTCTCAGCTAGTGAATGGAGCCACGACGCTCAACGAAGACGCTATCTTGGTTTCAGATTCCTCTAATGGATGGGTCTATAAGGTCGATGTCCGAACTGGTGCATATGATGTGATTGTTGATGACcctttgatgaagaagaactcaGGTGCAGAAGGGAAAGCCGGTGTCAATGGGATCAAGGTCTTCGGAGGATATCTTTACTGGACCAACACTGATGCTGGTCTCCTGGCCAGAATTAAGATTAATGATGACGGGAAGCCATGTGGTGTATCCGAGATCGTTGCTTCAAATCTGACTGAGGCGGACGACTTTACTCTGGACGAAAACGGGACAGCATATATTGCTCTGGGCCCCTTAGAAAACGAAGTCCGCGTTGTCCGTCCTGGAGGCAGCAACAGGCTGGCAGCTGTGGATGGGCCAACAGCAGCGAGGTTTGGACGGCAACATGGTGACCATCATCGACTGTACTTCAGTACTCATGGAGGTAGGTCTTCTGTACCAAGTTTCAAGTCATTGTGA
- a CDS encoding proteasome regulatory particle base subunit RPN2 codes for MVGLASAAGLVGFLSEPDPELRVFALKTLDSQIDLLWTEVVDAVPQIEALYEDESFPERELAALVAAKVYYHLQEYNESMVFALGAGKLFKLENGGEFEETIIAKCVDTFISLSAAQRPAAGDPSANLNNSFPTSGEGATSTSASLTSPITPFSQSTLPSKSLLSRQEVPGLDAAHPGGEDVSVKHDETTLVLKRGVQGQLQSVIERLFEQCFVQKRYRQVIGIAIEAKNLDVLRRAIIRASEDGKKHGGSRRSEELMEYVLDICMGIVQERAFRNEILKLILELLNEIPAPDYFSIAKCVVFLNEHSMASVILRQLVEKGDARSLAVAYQISFDLYDNSTQEFLKKVREEIAELVPEEQQPDGSKTESQEEPKESDPLLQDQSSSEQSRSLGLNNTQAKLSDEARTAFKNILEILDGIKSIQLNLEFLYRNNKADIAILNKVRDSLEARNSIFHTAVTLSNAFMHAGTTHDKFFRDNLEWLGKAVNWSKFTATAALGVIHRGNLSQGQKLLQPYLPREHIAGVGGSGSVYSQGGSLYAFGLIYANHGGMAVDMIRDHFKKATEEVVQHGGALGLGVAGMATGDEGIYEDLRNVLYTDSALNGEAVGLAMGLVMLGTGNMRALEDMIQYAHDTQHEKIVRGLAMGMALIMYGRQEAADELINGLLGDPDPTLRYGGIMTIALAYCGTGSNKAVRKLLHVAVSDVNDDVRRVAVLSLGFILFRKYQSVPRMVELLSESYNPHVRYGAAMALGISCAGTGLDEAIDLLEPMLKDSTDFVRQGALIALAMVLVQQNEAMNPRVSSLRKAMMKMIGDRHEDAMAKFGCAVALGIIDAGGRNCTISLQTQTGNLNMPGIVGTAVFIQYWYWFPLTHFLSLSFTPTAVIGVDQKLEVPFFKFHSNTRPSLFDYPPEQQVKAEEAPEKVKTAVLSTTAQAKRRAQRREKQQRRESMDVDQTPTTPKVSDQLPEKMETDEGAEKPEEEAKEGEKGAGDGPKKKAEREKVGYELENMSRVLPAQLKYLTFPDPRYEPVKRPTGGVVVVVLDKNPDEPRETIEMKASKEVRQPAATAESLQDRLQAAIGAAALQTPQRDAGRMPLGADLTAAAGAAAAAGVLTAVDEDEEGGEEAPVPEEFEYESEGMEE; via the exons ATGGTCGGACTTGCTTCGGCCGCCGGTCTTGTTGGCTTTCTCTCTGAACCTGATCCGGAGTTGAGAGTCTTCGCTTTGAAGACCCTCGATTCTCAAATCGACCTCCTCTGGACAGAAGTTGTTGACGCAGTGCCTCAAAT AGAGGCATTATACGAAGATGAGTCTTTTCCGGAGCGGGAGCTCGCCGCTTTAGTTGCGGCGAAGGTTTACTATCACCTTCAAGAATATAACGAAAGCATGGTGTTCGCTCTCGGAGCTGGGAAGCTCTTCAAGCTGGAGAATGGCGGCGAGTTCGAGGAGACAATCATCG CCAAATGTGTTGATACATTTATCTCCCTGTCTGCTGCTCAAAGACCCGCCGCAGGCGACCCGTCTGCCAACTTGAACAATTCATTCCCGACATCAGGCGAAGGAGCCACGAGCACGTCCGCCAGCCTAACATCTCCCATTACGCCATTCTCGCAGTCCACATTGCCGTCAAAGTCATTGCTGTCTCGGCAAGAGGTGCCGGGTTTGGACGCCGCTCACCCGGGAGGCGAAGACGTGTCTGTCAAGCATGATGAAACAACATTGGTACTGAAACGGGGAGTTCAGGGCCAGCTGCAATCTGTCATTGAGCGTTTGTTCGAGCAATGTTTTGTCCAGAAACGTTATCGTCAGGTCATCGGAATTGCCATCGAAGCGAAGAATTTGGACGTACTCCGCAGGGCTATTATCCGAGCAAGTGAGGATGGGAAGAAACACGGTGGATCCCGTCGAAGCGAGGAGCTCATGGAGTACGTATTGGATATCTGCATGGGAATCGTGCAGGAGAGGGCTTTTCGCAATGAA ATCTTGAAACTCATTCTCGAGCTCCTGAACGAAATTCCAGCTCCGGACTACTTCTCGATTGCTAAATGTGTTGTCTTCCTGAACGAGCACTCCATGGCATCCGTCATTCTTCGACAGTTGGTGGAGAAGGGTGATGCCAGGTCACTTGCCGTTGCTTACCAGATCTCGTTTGACCTTTATGACAATAGTACTCAAGAATTCCTCAAGAAGGTTCGCGAAGAAATTGCCGAACTTGTACCCGAAGAACAGCAGCCCGACGGCAGCAAAACGGAAAGTCAAGAAGAGCCCAAGGAATCTGATCCTTTGTTGCAGGATCAGTCTAGCTCGGAGCAATCAAGGTCTCTTGGATTGAACAATACCCAGGCGAAGTTATCTGATGAAGCGCGTACGGCATTCAAAAATATACTCGAGATTCTCGATGGCATAAAATCAATTCAACTCAATCTCGAGTTCCTCTACCGGAACAACAAAGCCGATATTGCTATTTTGAACAAGGTCCGCGATAGTCTGGAGGCTCGGAACTCCATCTTCCATACAGCCGTTACTCTTTCCAACGCGTTCATGCATGCTGGCACCACACATGACAAGTTCTTCCGAGATAATCTGGAGTGGCTGGGCAAGGCTGTTAACTGGTCTAAGTTCACGGCTACTGCCGCGCTGGGTGTCATTCACCGTGGCAATCTGAGCCAAGGCCAAAAGTTGCTCCAACCCTATCTCCCAAGGGAGCATATTGCTGGCGTTGGCGGGTCGGGCTCTGTTTACAGCCAGGGTGGATCACTCTACGCTTTTGGACTGATTTATGCTAACCATGGTGGAATGGCTGTTGACATGATTCGGGATCACTTCAAAAAGGCTACGGAGGAGGTTGTTCAGCACGGTGGAGCGTTAGGATTGGGTGTTGCTGGCATGGCCACTGGTGATGAGGGTATTTACGAGGATCTTCGGAATGTTCTCTACACTGACTCAGCGCTCAATGGTGAGGCCGTTGGTCTGGCTATGGGCTTGGTCATGTTGGGAACCGGAAATATGAGAGCTCTTGAGGACATGATCCAGTATGCTCACGATACGCAGCACGAGAAGATTGTTCGTGGTCTGGCTATGGGTATGGCCTTGATCATGTATGGCCGCCAAGAGGCTGCTGATGAGTTGATCAACGGCCTTCTGGGCGACCCTGACCCAACCCTCCGTTACGGTGGTATCATGACCATTGCGCTTGCTTACTGCGGTACTGGCAGCAACAAAGCCGTCCGCAAGTTACTGCACGTTGCCGTTAGCGATGTCAACGATGACGTTCGTCGTGTGGCAGTTCTCAGTTTGGGTTTCATCCTGTTCAGAAAGTACCAGAGCGTGCCTCGGATGGTTGAGCTGTTGTCTGAATCTTATAATCCCCATGTGCGCTATGGTGCGGCGATGGCACTGGGTATCTCGTGCGCTGGTACCGGGCTGGACGAGGCGATCGACCTTCTGGAGCCCATGCTTAAGGATTCCACCGATTTCGTCAGGCAGGGCGCCTTGATCGCCTTGGCCATGGTTTTGGTCCAGCAGAACGAGGCTATGAACCCCCGTGTCAGCAGTCTTCGTAAagccatgatgaagatgattggagacaggCATGAAGACGCCATGGCCAAGTTCGGCTGCGCTGTGGCTCTTGGCATCATCGACGCCGGTGGTCGGAACTGCACTATCAGCCTGCAGACACAAACAGGCAACCTCAACATGCCTGGAATCGTCGGAACGGCCGTTTTCATTCAGTATTGGTACTGGTTCCCCCTCACTCACTTCTTGTCGCTCAGCTTCACACCAACTGCAGTCATCGGCGTGGATCAGAAGCTTGAAGTTCCTTTCTTCAAGTTCCATAGCAACACGAGACCTAGTCTTTTCGACTAccctccagagcagcaggtgaaggccgaggaggcgCCTGAGAAAGTCAAGACTGCTGTACTTTCGACGACTGCTCAAGCGAAGCGTCGCGCTCAACGTCGTGAGAAACAACAACGGCGTGAGAGCATGGATGTTGATCAGACGCCAACAACACCAAAAGTGTCGGACCAGCTCCccgagaagatggagacggaCGAAGGTGCGGAGAagcccgaggaggaggcgaaggaaggagagaagggcGCTGGCGACggtccgaagaagaaagcggaGCGGGAAAAGGTTGGATATGAACTCGAAAACATGTCCAGGgttcttcctgctcagctCAAGTACCTCACTTTCCCAGACCCACGGTACGAGCCGGTAAAACGG CCTACTGGAGgagttgttgttgttgtgtTGGACAAGAATCCCGACGAACCTCGTGAAACAATCGAGATGAAAGCAAGCAAAGAAGTCAGACAACCGGCAGCAACCGCCGAATCGCTTCAAGATCGGCTGCAAGCCGCCATTGGCGCCGCGGCCTTGCAGACACCCCAGCGCGATGCTGGTCGGATGCCTCTGGGTGCGGATCTCACCGCAGCCGCAGGGGCAGCGGCCGCCGCTGGTGTCCTAACCgctgtggatgaggatgaagaaggtgGCGAGGAAGCCCCTGTGCCGGAGGAGTTTGAATACGAGTCCGAAGGCATGGAGGAGTAA